From the genome of Streptococcus marmotae, one region includes:
- the mecA gene encoding adaptor protein MecA: MKMKQISDSTLKITIKMEDLEERGMELADFLVPQEKTEEFFYAVLDELELPVTFRESGMLSFRVTPKPDKVDIFVTKSDIDQQLNFDDFADMADLDELSQMTPDEFLKTLEKTIREKSVGDNRAVQHLEQVEETEFDDEEDVEVRNYIYYILDFASLQEAVQFVSLVDFTVEESELYKMNERYYMTVLINIENRSTRYPDYILSRMLEHADDTSISRAVLQEHGVLLLPVGAIDELGKVNLA; the protein is encoded by the coding sequence ATGAAGATGAAACAAATTAGTGATTCCACCTTGAAAATCACAATAAAGATGGAAGATTTGGAAGAGCGTGGAATGGAATTGGCGGATTTTCTAGTACCACAGGAAAAAACAGAAGAATTTTTCTATGCCGTGCTAGATGAACTAGAATTACCAGTAACCTTCCGTGAAAGTGGGATGCTGAGTTTTCGTGTGACGCCAAAACCAGATAAGGTGGATATTTTTGTAACGAAATCAGATATTGATCAGCAATTGAATTTTGATGATTTTGCGGATATGGCCGATTTAGATGAGCTGTCACAAATGACACCAGATGAATTTTTGAAGACACTTGAGAAAACGATTCGTGAAAAGAGCGTAGGGGATAATCGAGCAGTTCAACATTTGGAGCAGGTAGAGGAAACGGAATTTGATGACGAAGAGGACGTAGAAGTTCGCAATTATATCTATTACATTCTTGATTTTGCAAGTCTTCAGGAGGCTGTTCAGTTTGTGTCCCTTGTTGATTTTACAGTTGAAGAATCAGAATTGTACAAGATGAATGAACGCTACTATATGACAGTTTTGATCAATATTGAAAATCGTTCAACACGCTACCCAGACTATATCTTGTCACGAATGCTGGAGCATGCAGATGATACGTCAATCTCACGTGCTGTCCTGCAAGAGCATGGGGTTCTCCTGCTTCCAGTTGGTGCTATTGATGAGCTTGGGAAGGTGAACTTAGCATGA
- a CDS encoding undecaprenyl-diphosphate phosphatase, translating to MFVEIIKAIFFGIIEGVTEWLPISSTGHLILIQEFISFKNVSADFTSMFNVVIQLGAILAVMVLYFDRLNPFQAGKTDRQIRLTWQLWAKVAIAAFPAVVVGFLFDDWLDDHLHNFIVVAMMLIVYGVAFIYVEKRQQNRQPNVTSLAKMSYATALSIGLFQVLALIPGTSRSGATIIGGILLGTSRAVATEFTFFLGIPIMFGASFLKVIKLLVKGLSVTAGQWMLLLVAMVTAFLISLVVIRFLTDYVKKHDFTFFGKYRIALGTILVIYYLITLIF from the coding sequence ATGTTTGTTGAGATTATAAAAGCGATTTTCTTTGGGATTATAGAGGGTGTAACCGAATGGTTGCCGATATCAAGTACAGGGCATTTGATTTTGATACAGGAGTTTATTTCCTTTAAAAATGTCAGTGCAGATTTTACGTCCATGTTTAATGTTGTCATTCAGCTGGGGGCAATATTAGCAGTTATGGTTCTTTATTTTGACCGTCTGAATCCCTTTCAAGCTGGAAAGACAGATCGTCAGATTCGGCTGACATGGCAATTATGGGCAAAAGTGGCGATTGCAGCTTTTCCAGCTGTAGTTGTAGGGTTTTTATTTGATGATTGGTTAGACGATCACTTACACAACTTTATCGTCGTTGCCATGATGCTGATTGTATATGGTGTAGCCTTTATCTATGTCGAAAAAAGACAGCAAAACCGTCAACCAAATGTAACTTCTTTAGCGAAGATGTCGTATGCGACAGCGCTTTCGATTGGCTTGTTCCAGGTCCTTGCTTTGATTCCGGGGACCAGTCGATCAGGGGCAACAATCATTGGTGGTATTCTTTTAGGTACGAGTCGTGCGGTAGCAACAGAATTCACCTTTTTCTTAGGGATTCCAATCATGTTTGGTGCCAGCTTTTTAAAGGTGATTAAACTGCTTGTGAAAGGTTTAAGTGTGACAGCTGGACAATGGATGTTACTATTAGTAGCGATGGTAACAGCCTTTCTCATCTCGCTTGTAGTGATTCGTTTCTTGACAGACTATGTAAAAAAACATGACTTTACCTTTTTTGGAAAGTATCGCATCGCTCTAGGAACAATTTTAGTGATTTACTATCTCATCACGCTTATTTTTTAG
- a CDS encoding ABC transporter substrate-binding protein/permease has protein sequence MKKRLLLLFALLFGTFFIRTGVSADEYLRVGMEAAYAPFNWTQETDDNGAVPIEGTTQFANGYDVQVAKKIADKMDKKVLVVKTKWEGLVPALTSGKIDMIIAGMSPTEERKKEIAFSSSYYTSIPTLVVRSDSKWADATSLAEFAGAKITAQQGVYLYNLIDQINGVDKQTAIGDFSQIRQALEAGIIDAYVSERPEARTAQEANPAFKMVELTTGFETQAEDVTIAVGMRKDDARIAQVNQVLEAFTEKEQLALMDDMIENQPVEKSETTEKPSFFAQVWNILVNNWPQLLRGTGMTLLISILGTIIGTAIGLLIGVFRTAPQATNKGLALLQKALAILINIYIEIFRGTPMIVQSMVIYYGTAQAFGLNLDRTLAAIFIVSINTGAYMSEIVRGGIFAVDKGQFEAATALGFTHNQTMRKIVLPQVIRNILPATGNEFVINIKDTSVLNVISVVELYFSGNTVATQTYQYFQTFTVIAIIYFILTFTVTRILRLIEKRFDTDTYTTGANQMQTEVLHD, from the coding sequence ATGAAAAAACGATTGTTACTTCTATTTGCACTACTTTTCGGTACTTTCTTTATCCGTACTGGTGTAAGCGCAGATGAATACTTACGTGTCGGAATGGAAGCGGCCTACGCACCATTCAACTGGACACAAGAAACAGATGACAACGGAGCTGTTCCCATTGAAGGAACCACTCAATTCGCGAATGGTTATGATGTTCAAGTTGCCAAAAAAATCGCGGACAAAATGGACAAAAAGGTACTGGTCGTCAAAACAAAATGGGAAGGGCTAGTGCCAGCACTTACTTCTGGAAAAATCGATATGATTATCGCAGGAATGAGCCCAACAGAGGAACGCAAAAAAGAAATCGCCTTTTCTTCCAGTTACTATACCTCTATTCCTACACTCGTTGTCCGTTCAGATAGTAAATGGGCAGACGCAACTAGTCTTGCTGAGTTTGCAGGTGCTAAAATCACAGCTCAACAAGGTGTCTATCTTTATAACTTAATTGATCAAATAAACGGCGTTGACAAGCAAACTGCTATAGGAGATTTTTCTCAAATTCGTCAAGCACTCGAAGCTGGAATCATTGATGCCTATGTTTCAGAAAGACCAGAAGCTCGGACCGCCCAAGAAGCAAATCCTGCTTTTAAAATGGTTGAACTGACAACTGGCTTTGAGACACAGGCAGAAGATGTGACCATTGCTGTTGGAATGCGGAAAGACGATGCCCGTATCGCACAGGTCAACCAAGTTTTAGAAGCCTTTACTGAAAAAGAGCAACTCGCACTCATGGATGATATGATTGAAAATCAGCCAGTTGAAAAAAGCGAGACAACTGAAAAGCCCTCTTTCTTTGCCCAAGTATGGAATATCCTTGTGAACAACTGGCCACAATTACTCCGTGGAACAGGCATGACCTTACTCATTTCGATTTTGGGAACAATTATCGGTACTGCAATTGGCTTACTCATCGGAGTTTTCCGTACTGCTCCACAAGCAACAAATAAAGGACTTGCTTTGCTCCAAAAAGCCCTTGCCATTCTCATCAATATCTACATTGAAATCTTCCGTGGCACACCGATGATTGTACAATCCATGGTCATCTACTACGGAACCGCTCAAGCATTTGGTTTGAATCTCGACCGAACTCTGGCTGCCATTTTCATCGTATCTATCAATACAGGTGCTTACATGAGTGAGATTGTTCGTGGAGGAATCTTTGCCGTCGATAAAGGACAATTTGAAGCTGCTACAGCTCTTGGCTTTACCCATAACCAAACCATGCGTAAAATTGTCTTACCACAAGTCATTCGCAACATCTTACCTGCTACCGGTAATGAGTTCGTCATCAACATCAAGGATACTTCTGTATTGAACGTTATCTCAGTGGTAGAACTCTACTTCTCTGGAAATACTGTCGCAACGCAGACTTATCAATACTTCCAGACCTTTACTGTTATCGCTATTATCTACTTTATCTTGACTTTTACAGTTACTCGAATTCTACGCTTAATTGAAAAACGCTTTGACACAGATACCTACACAACTGGTGCTAATCAAATGCAAACGGAGGTGCTTCATGACTAA
- a CDS encoding amino acid ABC transporter ATP-binding protein, which yields MTNTILEINHLKKAFGQNVVLRDISMTVKKGEVISIIGSSGSGKSTFLRSINLLETPSEGEILYHGQNVLEKGYDLTSYREKLGMVFQSFNLFNNLNVLENAIVAQTTVLKRSRAEAETIAKENLNKVGMTEQYWTAKPSQLSGGQKQRVAIARALSVNPEVILFDEPTSALDPEMVGEVLKTMQDLAKSGLTMIIVTHEMEFARDVSDRVIFMDKGVIAEEGTPQQIFENPQEVRTQEFLQRFRGHTL from the coding sequence ATGACTAATACGATTTTAGAAATCAATCATCTAAAAAAGGCATTTGGCCAAAATGTAGTGCTACGAGACATTTCAATGACAGTAAAAAAAGGAGAGGTCATCTCCATCATCGGCTCTTCTGGATCTGGAAAATCGACCTTTTTACGGTCAATTAATCTGTTAGAAACGCCTAGTGAAGGGGAAATCCTCTACCATGGACAAAATGTTTTGGAAAAAGGCTATGATTTGACAAGTTACCGTGAAAAGCTTGGGATGGTCTTTCAATCCTTTAATCTGTTTAACAACTTGAATGTCCTAGAAAACGCTATTGTCGCCCAAACAACAGTCTTAAAACGTAGCCGTGCAGAGGCAGAAACCATTGCCAAAGAAAATCTAAATAAGGTCGGAATGACAGAGCAATACTGGACTGCCAAGCCAAGCCAGTTATCTGGTGGTCAAAAGCAGCGGGTCGCCATCGCACGGGCTCTTTCTGTCAATCCAGAAGTTATCCTCTTTGATGAGCCAACTTCTGCCCTTGACCCTGAAATGGTTGGAGAAGTTTTAAAAACAATGCAAGACCTAGCTAAATCAGGATTAACCATGATTATCGTAACCCATGAAATGGAATTTGCCCGTGACGTTTCAGACCGTGTCATTTTTATGGATAAGGGAGTAATTGCTGAAGAAGGGACTCCTCAACAAATCTTTGAAAATCCTCAGGAAGTAAGGACACAAGAATTCTTACAACGCTTCCGTGGGCATACTCTATAA
- a CDS encoding SPFH domain-containing protein — MISIISIVFVLLVLLVGVVVLSSLYVVRQQSVVIIERFGKYQKLSNSGIHLRLPFGIDHIAARIQLRLLQSEIVVETKTQDNVFVTMNVATQYRVNENNVTDAYYKLIRPEAQIKSYIEDALRSSVPKLTLDELFEKKDEIALEVQKQVAEEMSTYGYIIVKTLITKVEPDAEVKQSMNEINAAQRKRAAAQELAEADKIKIVTAAEAEAEKDRLHGVGIAQQRKAIVDGLADSIKELKESDIGLTEEQIMSILLTNQYLDTLNNFSHTGNSTIFLPASPEGMEDIRTQILSALKAK; from the coding sequence ATGATTAGTATTATTAGCATCGTATTTGTGTTACTTGTTTTGTTGGTTGGAGTAGTTGTCCTCAGCTCACTCTATGTTGTCCGACAGCAATCGGTTGTGATTATCGAACGTTTTGGGAAATACCAAAAATTGAGTAATAGTGGGATTCATCTCCGCTTGCCGTTTGGGATTGACCATATTGCAGCTCGGATTCAACTGCGCTTGTTGCAAAGTGAGATTGTCGTGGAAACCAAGACCCAAGACAATGTTTTTGTGACCATGAATGTGGCCACTCAGTACCGGGTTAATGAAAACAATGTTACCGATGCCTACTACAAGTTGATTCGACCAGAAGCGCAAATTAAGTCGTATATTGAAGACGCTCTTCGCTCCTCTGTCCCTAAGCTAACCTTGGACGAGCTGTTTGAGAAAAAGGATGAAATCGCCCTTGAAGTACAAAAACAAGTAGCAGAAGAAATGTCTACTTATGGTTATATTATCGTAAAAACCTTGATTACCAAGGTAGAGCCTGATGCAGAAGTGAAGCAGTCTATGAATGAAATTAATGCTGCGCAACGAAAACGTGCCGCTGCTCAGGAATTGGCAGAAGCAGACAAGATTAAAATTGTCACAGCAGCAGAAGCAGAAGCTGAAAAAGATCGTCTTCACGGTGTGGGGATTGCCCAACAACGAAAAGCCATTGTAGATGGTCTAGCAGATTCTATCAAGGAATTAAAAGAATCAGATATTGGATTAACAGAAGAGCAGATTATGTCCATCCTCTTGACCAACCAATATCTTGATACCCTTAATAACTTTTCACATACAGGAAATAGTACTATTTTCTTACCAGCTAGTCCTGAGGGGATGGAAGACATCCGAACTCAGATATTATCTGCCCTAAAAGCAAAATAA
- the ilvA gene encoding threonine ammonia-lyase IlvA: protein MLTAKDIVRAHKVLKDVVVYTPLDYDPYLSEKYGAKIYLKKENAQRVRSFKIRGAYYAISQLKEEERKRGVVCASAGNHAQGVAFTCNELGIPATIFMPITTPQQKIGQVRFFGGEMVEIKLVGDTFDASAKAAQDFTERENRTFIAPFDDIHVQAGQGTVGYEIMEEAERESIDFDTVLVPVGGGGLIAGVATYIKETSPAIEVIGVEAEGARSMKAAFEAGGPVKLKEIDKFADGIAVQKVGQLTYEATRRHVENLIGVDEGLISETLIDLYSKQGIVAEPAGAASIAALDVLSEYIKGKTVCCIISGGNNDINRMPEMEERALIYDGIKHYFVVNFPQRPGALREFVTDILGPNDDITRFEYIKRASKGTGPVLIGVALGDKHDYAGLIERMEKFDPSFINLRGNETLYNLLV from the coding sequence ATGTTAACAGCTAAGGACATTGTACGTGCTCATAAGGTATTAAAGGATGTGGTGGTGTATACCCCACTTGATTATGACCCGTATTTGTCAGAAAAATATGGAGCGAAAATCTATCTCAAAAAAGAGAATGCCCAGCGTGTTCGTTCTTTCAAAATTCGTGGGGCCTACTACGCTATTTCGCAACTGAAAGAAGAGGAGCGTAAGCGTGGTGTGGTCTGTGCCAGTGCGGGAAATCATGCCCAAGGAGTTGCCTTTACCTGTAATGAGTTAGGAATTCCTGCAACGATTTTTATGCCGATTACCACACCTCAACAAAAAATTGGTCAAGTTCGTTTCTTTGGTGGTGAGATGGTGGAGATCAAGTTGGTCGGAGATACGTTTGATGCTTCAGCTAAAGCAGCGCAGGACTTTACGGAGCGTGAAAATCGGACCTTCATTGCACCTTTTGATGATATCCATGTGCAGGCCGGTCAAGGTACGGTAGGTTATGAAATCATGGAAGAAGCAGAGCGTGAATCCATTGATTTTGATACGGTTTTAGTACCAGTTGGCGGAGGTGGTTTAATTGCAGGAGTTGCTACCTATATCAAGGAAACTAGTCCAGCCATTGAAGTCATCGGGGTAGAAGCTGAAGGAGCTCGGAGTATGAAGGCTGCCTTTGAAGCAGGGGGTCCTGTAAAGCTCAAGGAAATTGATAAATTTGCAGACGGTATTGCCGTACAAAAAGTAGGTCAATTAACCTACGAAGCGACACGCCGACATGTTGAAAATCTGATCGGTGTGGATGAAGGCTTGATTTCTGAAACCTTAATTGATTTGTATTCGAAACAAGGAATTGTGGCAGAACCAGCAGGTGCAGCTAGTATTGCAGCCCTAGATGTTTTAAGCGAGTATATCAAAGGAAAGACCGTTTGCTGTATTATCTCAGGTGGGAACAACGACATCAACCGCATGCCAGAAATGGAAGAGCGGGCGCTGATTTATGACGGAATCAAACATTATTTCGTTGTCAATTTCCCTCAACGTCCCGGAGCTTTGCGAGAATTTGTAACAGACATCTTGGGACCAAATGATGATATTACGCGTTTTGAATACATCAAGCGTGCTAGCAAGGGAACAGGTCCGGTCTTGATTGGGGTGGCTTTAGGTGACAAGCATGATTATGCGGGATTGATTGAACGCATGGAAAAGTTTGATCCATCCTTTATCAATCTTCGCGGCAATGAAACCTTATATAATCTTCTTGTGTAA
- the ilvC gene encoding ketol-acid reductoisomerase, whose protein sequence is MAVEMQYEKDVTVAALDGKKIAVIGYGSQGHAHAQNLRDTGHDVIIGVRAGKSFDKAKEDGFETFEVAEAAKQADVIMILAPDEIQADLYAEEVAPNLEAGNALGFAHGFNIHFGFIKVPADVDVFMCAPKGPGHLVRRTFEEGFGVPALYAVYQDATGNAKHIAMDWAKGVGSARVGLLETTFKEETEEDLFGEQAVLCGGLTALMEAGFEVLTEAGYAPELAYFEVLHEMKLIVDLIYEGGFKKMRQSISNTAEFGDYVSGPRVITDQVKENMKAVLADIQSGKFANDFVEDYKAGRPRMEEYRKAAAELEIEKVGAELRKAMPFVGKNDDDAFKIYN, encoded by the coding sequence ATGGCAGTAGAAATGCAATATGAAAAAGATGTAACAGTAGCAGCACTTGATGGCAAAAAAATCGCCGTTATTGGATATGGTTCGCAAGGACATGCCCATGCGCAAAATTTGCGTGATACAGGGCATGATGTTATTATTGGTGTTCGTGCGGGTAAGTCATTTGACAAGGCAAAAGAAGATGGTTTTGAAACCTTTGAGGTAGCAGAAGCTGCAAAACAAGCAGATGTCATCATGATTCTTGCTCCAGATGAAATTCAAGCAGATTTGTATGCAGAAGAAGTGGCACCAAACTTGGAAGCAGGAAATGCCCTTGGTTTTGCTCATGGCTTTAACATTCATTTTGGCTTTATCAAAGTTCCTGCAGATGTTGATGTTTTCATGTGTGCTCCGAAAGGTCCAGGTCACTTGGTGCGTCGTACCTTTGAAGAAGGTTTTGGTGTGCCAGCTCTCTATGCCGTTTATCAAGATGCAACGGGTAACGCCAAGCACATTGCGATGGATTGGGCAAAAGGTGTTGGTTCAGCCCGTGTTGGACTTTTAGAAACAACCTTCAAGGAAGAAACAGAAGAAGACTTGTTTGGTGAGCAAGCTGTTCTCTGTGGTGGCTTAACTGCCTTGATGGAAGCAGGTTTTGAAGTCTTGACAGAAGCAGGTTATGCACCAGAATTAGCCTATTTTGAAGTATTGCATGAAATGAAATTGATTGTAGACTTGATTTACGAAGGTGGTTTCAAGAAAATGCGCCAGTCTATTTCAAATACGGCAGAATTTGGGGATTATGTATCAGGACCACGTGTGATTACAGACCAAGTGAAAGAAAACATGAAGGCTGTTCTTGCAGACATTCAATCAGGTAAATTTGCCAATGACTTTGTTGAAGACTATAAGGCAGGTCGTCCACGTATGGAAGAATACCGCAAGGCAGCAGCGGAGCTTGAAATTGAAAAAGTAGGTGCTGAATTGCGTAAAGCAATGCCATTTGTTGGTAAAAATGATGACGATGCCTTCAAAATCTATAATTGA
- the ilvN gene encoding acetolactate synthase small subunit: MRRMLTAKLRNSSGVLNRFTGVLSRRQINIESISVGPTEVAEISRVTVIIDVKTMDEVEQIIKQLNRLIDVVRVRDITDIPHLEREVLLVKIVAPPAKRAEILAIIQPFRASVVDVAPHSITIQMTGDGDKIEALLRVIQPYGIKNIARTGATGFSRD; encoded by the coding sequence ATGCGTAGAATGCTAACAGCAAAGTTGAGAAATTCATCTGGGGTATTGAACCGCTTTACAGGAGTCCTATCTCGTAGACAGATTAATATTGAATCCATCTCAGTGGGACCAACTGAAGTAGCAGAAATTTCTAGGGTGACGGTCATTATTGATGTCAAGACCATGGATGAAGTCGAGCAAATCATCAAGCAACTCAATCGCTTAATTGACGTAGTGCGTGTCAGGGATATTACGGATATTCCCCACTTGGAACGTGAAGTGCTTCTTGTTAAAATAGTAGCACCGCCTGCTAAGAGAGCAGAAATTTTAGCCATTATTCAGCCTTTCCGAGCAAGTGTCGTTGATGTAGCCCCTCATTCGATTACCATTCAGATGACGGGTGATGGAGATAAGATTGAAGCGCTTCTTAGAGTCATTCAACCTTACGGAATTAAAAATATCGCTCGCACAGGAGCGACAGGATTTAGTAGAGATTAA
- a CDS encoding acetolactate synthase large subunit, translating into MNQVQLDEVRSGSYLILDTLKKLGVDTIFGYPGGAVLPLYDEIYRFNGIQHVLARHEQGATHEAEGYAKSTGKIGVALVTSGPGATNAITGIADAMGDSVPILVFTGQVATRGIGKDAFQEADIIGITMPITKYNYQVRDAAEIPRVITEAVHIATTGRPGPVVIDIPKDIQEAVVDFYYDDTVQLPSYQPTVQPNGLQVKKILQQLSISKKPIILAGGGVNYANATKELVAFAERYRIPVVSTLLGLGTIPIRHELSLGMGGMHGSYASNMALTDADYIINIGARFDDRLTGNPSTFAVHSTVAHIDIDPAEIGKVVKTHIPVVGDAKATLEALLALETVETDHEEWTNLTLENKRKAPFGYDEDSNHIKPQKVVELIGEMTNGDAIIVTDVGQHQMWAAQFYPYKHARQLITSGGMGTMGFGIPAAIGAKLANPEREVILFVGDGGFQMTNQELAILNGYRVPIKVVLLNNHSLGMVRQWQESFYEERRSQSVFDAEPNFRLLAEAYGIRYESCTDPATLAEDLQVLKEDRPLLLEVHISNKEHVQPMVPAGKSNAEMLGVKFHA; encoded by the coding sequence TTGAACCAAGTTCAATTAGATGAAGTACGTTCGGGGTCGTATCTGATATTGGATACCTTGAAAAAATTGGGTGTTGACACCATTTTTGGTTATCCAGGTGGAGCAGTATTGCCACTCTATGATGAGATTTATCGCTTTAATGGTATTCAGCATGTGCTGGCACGCCACGAGCAAGGGGCAACCCATGAAGCAGAAGGTTACGCCAAGTCAACGGGAAAAATTGGCGTTGCTCTCGTTACGAGTGGTCCAGGGGCAACCAATGCCATTACTGGAATAGCCGATGCGATGGGAGATAGCGTGCCGATACTAGTTTTTACGGGGCAGGTCGCTACTCGAGGGATCGGTAAGGATGCCTTTCAGGAGGCAGATATCATTGGTATTACCATGCCGATCACCAAGTATAATTATCAGGTGCGGGATGCAGCAGAGATTCCCCGTGTGATTACCGAAGCAGTTCATATCGCGACAACAGGCCGTCCAGGTCCAGTAGTCATTGATATTCCAAAAGATATTCAAGAAGCTGTGGTTGATTTCTACTATGATGATACGGTTCAATTACCAAGTTATCAGCCGACAGTTCAACCAAATGGCTTGCAAGTGAAGAAGATTTTACAGCAACTCTCCATTTCCAAAAAACCTATCATTCTTGCAGGTGGTGGAGTGAATTATGCTAATGCTACGAAAGAATTGGTAGCCTTTGCGGAGCGCTACCGCATTCCAGTTGTCTCAACTCTTCTTGGTCTGGGAACCATTCCGATTCGGCATGAATTATCATTAGGAATGGGAGGGATGCATGGTTCTTATGCGTCAAACATGGCCTTGACCGATGCAGATTACATTATCAATATCGGGGCACGATTTGATGACCGCTTGACTGGTAATCCAAGCACTTTTGCAGTCCATTCGACAGTGGCACATATTGATATTGACCCAGCAGAAATTGGAAAAGTAGTGAAAACGCATATTCCAGTTGTAGGGGATGCCAAAGCAACGCTTGAAGCTCTACTAGCTCTTGAAACCGTAGAAACTGACCATGAAGAATGGACCAATCTGACCTTGGAAAATAAGCGCAAGGCACCCTTTGGCTACGATGAGGATTCGAACCACATTAAGCCACAAAAGGTTGTTGAGCTGATTGGTGAAATGACGAATGGCGATGCGATTATCGTAACGGACGTGGGTCAACACCAAATGTGGGCCGCTCAGTTTTATCCTTACAAACATGCGAGACAGCTGATTACTTCTGGTGGTATGGGTACGATGGGATTTGGGATTCCAGCAGCTATTGGTGCAAAATTGGCCAATCCAGAGCGAGAAGTCATTCTCTTCGTTGGAGATGGTGGTTTCCAAATGACCAACCAAGAATTAGCCATTTTGAATGGTTACCGAGTTCCTATTAAGGTGGTGCTGCTCAATAATCATTCGCTTGGGATGGTGCGTCAATGGCAAGAATCCTTCTATGAAGAACGCCGCAGTCAATCCGTCTTTGACGCAGAGCCGAATTTCCGTTTATTAGCAGAAGCCTATGGCATTCGCTATGAAAGTTGTACAGATCCAGCGACTTTAGCTGAAGATTTACAAGTGCTAAAAGAAGATAGACCGCTCTTACTAGAAGTTCATATTTCTAATAAAGAACATGTGCAACCAATGGTTCCAGCAGGCAAGAGTAATGCAGAAATGTTGGGGGTGAAGTTCCATGCGTAG